Proteins encoded together in one Musa acuminata AAA Group cultivar baxijiao chromosome BXJ3-6, Cavendish_Baxijiao_AAA, whole genome shotgun sequence window:
- the LOC135639546 gene encoding sialyltransferase-like protein 1 has translation MKRSLRFPFVLLVLVAAALSCRSVARRGLTVGPFIDVDASPRPIEAEGPNETLYLLSAAEPGAVELRQDVEDLLDGSLDSAEAAGGRYRLISIWRRGVKPGNRSGVTARLRFPALLEHPKHDRVFPEFRRLLGDWYHDRRAFRPEVLSELVRRIKRPVDQHYGYPDTGRPYATCAVVGNSGILLKSEHGDLIDGHDLVIRLNNARVEGYQRHVGSKTSLSFINSNVLHSCALRVGCHCHPYGDFVPIVIYICQPAHFLEYMVCNSTHKSPLLVTDGAFDTLCARIVKYYSLKTFVEGTGKHPTQWGKFHDEKMFHYSSGMQAIVLALGICERVSVFGFGKSSDAKHHYHSDQMAELDLHDYAAEYEFYGDLVERPQAIPFLRDAGIKVPPVAFYH, from the coding sequence ATGAAGCGCTCCCTCCGCTTTCCCTTCGTGCTCCTCGTCCTCGTCGCCGCCGCGCTCAGCTGCCGCTCGGTGGCCCGCCGCGGCCTCACTGTCGGGCCCTTTATCGACGTCGATGCATCGCCGCGGCCGATCGAGGCCGAGGGCCCTAACGAGACCCTTTATCTCCTCTCCGCCGCCGAGCCCGGAGCGGTGGAGTTGCGGCAGGACGTGGAGGACCTCCTCGATGGGAGCCTGGATTCCGCCGAAGCCGCCGGCGGGCGCTACCGCCTCATCTCCATCTGGCGGCGCGGGGTAAAGCCAGGGAATAGGTCAGGGGTCACGGCCCGGCTTCGGTTCCCCGCCCTGCTGGAGCACCCCAAGCACGACCGCGTCTTCCCGGAGTTCCGGCGGTTGCTGGGCGATTGGTATCACGACCGCCGCGCCTTCCGGCCGGAGGTTTTGTCGGAGCTCGTGAGGCGCATCAAGCGCCCCGTCGACCAGCACTACGGCTACCCGGACACCGGCCGGCCGTACGCCACCTGCGCCGTCGTCGGCAACAGCGGCATTCTCCTCAAGTCCGAGCACGGCGACCTCATCGACGGCCACGACCTGGTCATCCGCCTCAACAACGCCCGCGTCGAGGGGTACCAGCGCCACGTCGGCTCCAAGACCTCCCTCTCCTTCATCAACAGCAACGTGCTCCACTCGTGCGCCCTGCGCGTCGGCTGCCACTGCCACCCGTACGGCGACTTTGTCCCCATCGTCATCTACATCTGCCAGCCGGCGCATTTCCTCGAGTACATGGTGTGCAACTCCACCCACAAGTCCCCGCTGCTGGTCACCGACGGCGCGTTCGACACCCTCTGCGCCAGGATCGTAAAGTACTACTCGCTGAAGACGTTCGTGGAGGGGACGGGGAAGCACCCGACGCAGTGGGGCAAGTTCCACGACGAGAAGATGTTCCATTACTCGTCGGGGATGCAGGCAATCGTGCTGGCGCTGGGCATCTGCGAGAGGGTGAGCGTCTTCGGGTTCGGCAAGTCCAGCGACGCGAAGCACCACTACCACAGCGACCAGATGGCGGAGCTGGATTTGCACGATTACGCAGCGGAGTACGAGTTCTATGGCGACCTCGTCGAGCGGCCGCAGGCGATACCCTTTCTTAGAGACGCCGGAATCAAGGTTCCTCCTGTTGCTTTCTACCATTGA